The region GATTCAGACCAAGTCATGACTTCAAAGGGTGCAGTATGATGTTGCACGCCCATAGAAAGCGTCGCCAGCGGTTCGAAATTGAGGTAGTTGGATTGGCACTTAAATGGGAGGATTAATGAAAGTGTTAGCAATTATTTTAATGAGTTGTCTTGGCTTCTTTCAGGCCATGGCCGAGACATCAAATATCAAGCCTGGGCAGGTATACGTCGGAAAAGAAACATACAATGAACATCCCACGGGAAGAATTTGTTATGTCACTATCAGGGATGCACAGCCTCTTCCTCAGAAGGGTCTTCATTGCCAAAAAATTGATTTCCAGTTCAATTCCGTCAGAGAAGATTTGCCTAAAGACATTCTTACGGTCGATTCGCGAGTGACGAATTATCATCGTCCCGAGTATCCGCAAGTTCGCACTTGTGCGATGAATGTGAATGGGACAACCTCTGGTGATGAGATCTACGGAGATGAAACTTCTGTACTTTATAATCAGATTTTTGGTGGAAGCCACTCAGTAGGCTCTATCCGATACGACTATTTTTTAACATTGAGCCCGAATAAGAAAACCGCCGTCCGCGCCCGTATTCATGTGCTGAAGTCCCTTTCAGAGTACGATGTTGATTGTGTAAATCTTGAGCTCATGTAGAGATGTCCCGGTTGATTTCTGCGGGTAGATAGTATTGATCACCGAATCTTGATTGGCGAAAGCAGAAGTGTAAGAGTTCTATCCGCACTTCTGCCGCCATTTGCTGCATTCACAGCAGAAGAAACTTTGAGTTAGATTCCCGAATCGGAGGAATCTATGATCGTTTCTTTTGACTAAAAGAGTTTTTGCTCTTGCGCTATCTGCATTTTATCAGGGGGATTTGGGTAAATAATACTGGAAATTTACTGAGCCGAACTCTTGGTAAACAAGTTGTTTGCTGAGCCATTGAAATGGGAGCGGTTTCTCGGTATTTAACTCCCATGACGACGACATATCCGCTCCATATTCAGATCTTGAAAGAAGAGTTCGAAGAACGAGCTTCCCGTAATAGCGGCTATTCCTTAAGAGCCTTTGCCAGAGACCTGGGGGTAAGCCCTGCAGCTTTGTCATTGCTCTTGAACATGAAAAGAGGAATCTCCGAGCAAAAGGCAGGAGATATTGCCACGCGCTTGGGCTTCACCCTTTATGAAAAGGAAGAGTTCCTGTTGAGTGTGACTTCACAACACTCGCGCAGTCCGGGACGCAGAGAAGAATCTTTGAAAAAGATCGAGCAAATGTCAAACCGCGCGAATCGTCAAAAAAAGATCGCAGCCGAGGCCTTTGTCGCCGTTCAGAACTGGTACTGCTTAGCGATCTTGGAGCTTTTGGAACTAGATCACTGCATTCATAAACCGATTTGGTTTGCAGAGAAGTTGGGACTGAATGTTGTTGTGATCAAAAATGCCCTAGATAACTTAACCCGTGCAGGGTTAATTGAGTTTTCCAAAGGCAAGTATCGTGCATTAACGGAAGAGTCGACGACGGAGGAAGATGTTCCTTCGCAAGAGATTAAGAACTTCCACGCGCAGGTGATGAAACGGGCTGAGCAATCATTGTTCAACGATGCTGTGAATGACCGTGAATTCATCAACATGACCTTGGCGTTTCCTGAAAAAGAAATGCAAGAAGCGAAAAAGATGATCCGCGATTTCCAGCAAGCCTTCGCAGATCGCTTTTACGCGCAAACCAAAAAGAAAAGAAATTCTGTCTATCAATTAGCTGTTCAATTTTATCGTCTTGATAAAAAGGAGAAATAAAATGAAGTACGTCGCAATAGGATTGTTGCTTTTAGCCTCTCAAGTTTCATTTGCTGGGCCCCGTGTTGTGAAAAACGGCGGTGATATGGATGCCATTGAGTTTGTGGGCATCGGCCAACAACTTGTTAAAACTTTGGGGGAGCACCGAGGCCTTCTTAAGTTTGATCTTAATACATTGGCTAAAGCTGTTGATGAAACGCGAGTTGAGTCGACGACAAAGAAATTAACTTTAGATGGCATGGATAAAGATGCGATCAACACGCCTTCGGCTAAAAGGATCGTCTTTAACCGCATCGCTTGGGCGGGAAAAGGTGATTTGGATAAAAAAGCCATCCTGGTTTTGCATGAATACTTCGGGATCGCCGGTGTCGCTGATCAGAAGTATGACCTTTCAACTTCAACGATTGAAAAAGTCGGTTTCGGTAAAGTGAACTACCGTGGTGAGATTTTTGATCGTAAGCTTTCAAAGGAAGAAGTTAGTAAATTGCTGCCAATCTATTTGAATATGATTACTTCCCAAGTGAGTCGCCTGCCTTCACCACAGGACAATCGCTTATTGAAATTGGTAAAGGCGACCGCAATGGGCTTCACTCGTCCTGTAAGCTATGATCGCGAGGGTTCAGCTATTGTGGATGTTCAAGAGACCATCTCAATACTAGAAAACTACACGAAAGAACTCAAAGAAACCACTGCCGCTGATCGCCAGCAAAGCACTATGGATGTTGTGAACGGATTTAGAAGTTCCACAGCAAAAGTTAGTTGTGAGTTGGGATATAAATCTGTGACTCGTGATGAACGCATCGTGAGATGCGTGGACAATCAAAGCAGCGACGGCTACATGGACGAAAGAACGATCATTCTAAGTGTCGATGAAAAAACTCTCGAGCCTATGGGTGTACTTTTGGTTGATAGTTTCCAAGCGGATTAGTTGAATTTTCCTGCGGCCCATCTGAGATGTTCACCCTGTTTTCACACCGTAAACAGTTTCAAGTGGGTCGGACTGTTAAAGCCTCCGGAATCTTGGTAATCTAATAGAAATGGAGGTTCGTTGTGAAATCTAAGTTCGTTATCATGTCATCATTAATTGTGATCTTTGCAAGCGGTTCTGTGTTTGCAACAGAAGAAGCCAAATCAAAATCCGCTGACACTTTTACTGCGGCAACTAAAAAATCTGAAAAAATGGATCGTAAAGTAGCTTGTGATGCAGAGGACACTAATGAAATCCTCTCTCATATGATCATCAGCCAAGTCCTAAAGCGCAAAATGATAGCAACG is a window of Bdellovibrio sp. ArHS DNA encoding:
- a CDS encoding TIGR02147 family protein, encoding MTTTYPLHIQILKEEFEERASRNSGYSLRAFARDLGVSPAALSLLLNMKRGISEQKAGDIATRLGFTLYEKEEFLLSVTSQHSRSPGRREESLKKIEQMSNRANRQKKIAAEAFVAVQNWYCLAILELLELDHCIHKPIWFAEKLGLNVVVIKNALDNLTRAGLIEFSKGKYRALTEESTTEEDVPSQEIKNFHAQVMKRAEQSLFNDAVNDREFINMTLAFPEKEMQEAKKMIRDFQQAFADRFYAQTKKKRNSVYQLAVQFYRLDKKEK